A region of Streptomyces sp. NBC_01267 DNA encodes the following proteins:
- a CDS encoding PaaI family thioesterase yields MTELDLELARKTLEAQPFSRLVQARVSAFGDGAAVLEVDVRPELLQQNGFLHGGVLAYAADNAITFAAGTTLGPAVLTGGFSIQYVRPGAGRTLVARAAVAHTGRRQATVRCDLFMVRDDGGEVLCAVAQGTVLSAVTSPEPPAS; encoded by the coding sequence ATGACAGAACTCGATCTGGAACTCGCGCGGAAGACGCTCGAAGCGCAGCCCTTCAGCCGTCTGGTGCAGGCCCGTGTCAGCGCGTTCGGGGACGGCGCGGCCGTACTGGAGGTGGACGTCCGCCCGGAACTGCTGCAGCAGAACGGCTTTCTGCACGGGGGAGTCCTGGCGTACGCGGCGGACAACGCGATCACCTTCGCGGCCGGGACCACGCTGGGGCCCGCCGTGCTGACCGGCGGCTTCTCCATCCAGTACGTACGGCCGGGCGCGGGCCGTACGCTCGTCGCCCGCGCGGCCGTGGCGCACACCGGGCGGCGGCAGGCCACCGTCCGCTGCGACCTCTTCATGGTGCGGGACGACGGCGGCGAGGTGCTGTGTGCCGTCGCGCAGGGGACCGTACTGTCCGCGGTGACGTCCCCGGAGCCCCCGGCGTCCTGA
- a CDS encoding AIM24 family protein, producing MTLQQEIVGNAMQMAVVSLQPGQTVYCEAGKFLFKTSNVSMETRLSGPGGGQQSQGGQPGQGGGMGGMLRQAMGTAMQVGQRALAGESLAFQYFAATGGEGTVGFAGVLPGEMRALELNGTRAWFAEKDAFVAAESTVEFGIAWQGGRTGRSGGEGFILEKFTGRGTVIICGAGNFIDLNPADFGGRIEVDTGCIVAFEEGIEYGVQRIGGLNRQGMMNAVFGGEGLSLATLEGDGRVILQSLTIEGLANALKKAQGGDKQGPTGGLFSTHAG from the coding sequence GTGACCCTGCAGCAAGAGATCGTCGGCAACGCCATGCAGATGGCCGTGGTGAGCCTTCAGCCCGGCCAGACCGTCTACTGCGAGGCCGGGAAGTTCCTCTTCAAGACGTCGAACGTCAGCATGGAGACCCGGCTCTCGGGGCCCGGCGGCGGCCAGCAGTCCCAGGGCGGACAGCCGGGTCAGGGCGGTGGCATGGGCGGGATGCTCAGGCAGGCGATGGGCACCGCGATGCAGGTCGGTCAGCGGGCCCTCGCGGGTGAGTCGCTCGCCTTCCAGTACTTCGCGGCGACCGGCGGGGAGGGCACCGTCGGGTTCGCCGGGGTGCTGCCGGGCGAGATGCGCGCCCTGGAGCTGAACGGCACCCGTGCCTGGTTCGCCGAGAAGGACGCCTTCGTCGCGGCCGAGTCCACCGTCGAGTTCGGTATCGCCTGGCAGGGCGGCCGGACGGGCCGCAGCGGCGGCGAGGGCTTCATCCTGGAGAAGTTCACCGGCCGCGGCACCGTGATCATCTGCGGTGCGGGCAATTTCATCGACCTCAACCCGGCCGACTTCGGCGGCCGTATCGAGGTGGACACGGGCTGCATCGTCGCCTTCGAGGAGGGGATCGAGTACGGGGTCCAGCGCATCGGCGGCCTCAACCGCCAGGGCATGATGAACGCCGTGTTCGGCGGCGAGGGCCTCTCGCTGGCGACCCTGGAGGGCGACGGCCGTGTCATTCTCCAGTCGCTCACCATCGAGGGCCTGGCGAACGCGCTGAAGAAGGCACAGGGCGGCGACAAGCAGGGACCGACCGGCGGGCTGTTCTCCACCCACGCCGGATAG
- a CDS encoding sensor histidine kinase, which translates to MTPPEYPWLLPSALADPESATDRERPRRTLRDWVVDITAFLLAAGIAVLALDSLNNAGHYSGVASTADQVAGGVACCALWVRRRWPVGLAVVLVLVGAVAPLASGALFVALFSVAVHRPFRPVAILGALALVSGVVQAWLRPDPTMSWIGSALFGTVLILLVIAWGMFVRSRRQLVVVLRERAHRAEAEADLRAEQAQRLAREAIAREMHDVLAHRLTLLSVHAGALEFRPGAPAPEVARAAGVIRDSAHEALQDLREIIGVLRTPGEGEENRPQPTLVTLEALVDESRQAGMRVVLTNPLADPAAVPAATGRTAYRIAQEGLTNARKHAPGAEVTVALSGSPGAGLTVEVRNPAPPGDVPKVPGSGQGLIGLTERATLAGGRLDHGSTDSGGFRLTAWLPWPS; encoded by the coding sequence ATGACTCCTCCGGAATACCCCTGGCTGCTGCCTTCGGCCCTCGCCGATCCGGAGTCCGCCACCGACCGGGAGCGGCCCCGGCGCACCCTCCGCGACTGGGTCGTGGACATCACCGCCTTCCTGCTCGCCGCGGGCATCGCGGTGCTGGCCCTGGACTCCCTCAACAACGCGGGTCACTACTCCGGCGTCGCCTCCACCGCCGACCAGGTGGCGGGCGGCGTCGCCTGCTGCGCCCTGTGGGTGCGCAGGCGCTGGCCGGTGGGGCTCGCGGTCGTCCTGGTCCTCGTCGGAGCCGTCGCGCCGCTCGCCTCCGGGGCCCTCTTCGTGGCGCTGTTCAGCGTGGCCGTCCACCGCCCGTTCCGCCCGGTCGCGATCCTCGGCGCGCTGGCGCTGGTGAGCGGGGTAGTGCAGGCCTGGCTGCGCCCCGACCCGACCATGTCGTGGATCGGCTCGGCGCTCTTCGGTACGGTGCTGATCCTGCTGGTGATCGCCTGGGGGATGTTCGTCCGCTCCCGTCGCCAGCTCGTCGTGGTGCTGCGCGAGCGCGCCCACCGGGCCGAGGCCGAGGCGGACCTCCGCGCCGAGCAGGCGCAGCGGCTGGCCCGCGAGGCCATCGCCCGGGAGATGCACGACGTACTGGCCCACCGGCTGACCCTGCTCAGCGTCCACGCGGGCGCCCTGGAATTCCGGCCCGGCGCACCCGCGCCCGAGGTGGCCCGCGCGGCCGGGGTCATCCGGGACAGCGCGCACGAGGCTCTGCAGGACCTGCGCGAGATCATCGGTGTGCTCCGGACGCCCGGTGAGGGCGAGGAGAACCGGCCGCAGCCCACGCTCGTCACCCTGGAGGCCCTGGTGGACGAGTCCCGGCAGGCCGGGATGCGGGTGGTCCTGACGAATCCGCTGGCCGACCCGGCCGCCGTCCCCGCGGCCACCGGCCGTACCGCGTACCGCATCGCCCAGGAAGGGCTCACCAACGCCCGTAAGCACGCGCCGGGGGCCGAGGTCACCGTCGCGCTGTCCGGCAGCCCCGGCGCCGGGCTCACCGTCGAGGTACGGAACCCGGCCCCGCCCGGCGACGTACCGAAGGTGCCCGGATCCGGGCAGGGCCTGATCGGTCTGACCGAGCGGGCCACCCTGGCCGGTGGCCGTCTCGACCACGGGTCCACGGACAGCGGCGGCTTCCGGCTGACCGCCTGGCTACCCTGGCCCTCGTGA
- a CDS encoding dihydrofolate reductase family protein, translating into MKLTLTSFLTLDGVVQAPGGPEEDRTGGFEYGGWLVPFADEEMGRFMAGVLARAGAFLLGRRTYEIFAGSWPQVTDPDDPIATCLNALPKHVVSTTLERTDWHNSTLLGPDTAAEVKRLKAQPGPELQIHGSPTLARSLMADGLIDEYNLLVYPVVLGTGQRLFPEGGLPTAFELTASRTTPAGVAIQTYRPAGPATFGSFGPEAG; encoded by the coding sequence ATGAAACTCACGCTCACCTCGTTCCTCACCCTCGACGGTGTCGTACAGGCGCCGGGCGGCCCGGAAGAGGACCGCACCGGCGGATTCGAGTACGGGGGCTGGCTGGTCCCCTTCGCGGACGAGGAGATGGGGCGCTTCATGGCCGGGGTGCTCGCGCGCGCCGGTGCCTTCCTGCTCGGCCGCCGCACGTACGAGATCTTCGCCGGGAGCTGGCCGCAGGTCACCGACCCGGACGATCCGATCGCGACGTGTCTCAACGCCCTCCCCAAGCACGTGGTCTCCACCACGCTGGAGAGGACGGACTGGCACAACTCCACGCTGCTCGGCCCGGACACCGCGGCGGAGGTCAAGCGGCTCAAGGCGCAGCCGGGACCTGAGCTGCAGATCCACGGCAGCCCGACCCTGGCCCGGTCCCTGATGGCGGACGGTCTCATCGACGAGTACAACCTGCTGGTCTACCCGGTCGTCCTCGGCACCGGGCAGCGGCTGTTCCCCGAGGGCGGGCTGCCCACGGCCTTCGAACTCACCGCGTCCCGGACGACCCCTGCCGGGGTCGCGATCCAGACGTACCGGCCCGCCGGACCGGCCACCTTCGGATCGTTCGGCCCCGAGGCCGGGTAG
- a CDS encoding response regulator transcription factor — protein MALVTIRLLVVDDDPLVRAGLALMLGGADDIAIVGEAADGSEVPALIADVHPDVVLMDIRMPGVDGLTATERLRGRPGAPEVVVLTTFHADEQVLRAMRAGAAGFVLKDTPPADIVAAVRRVAAGDPVLSPAVTRQLMNRVAGAAPDDRSVRARARFGELAGREREVAVGVGRGQSNAEIAAALYLSVPTVKTQVSRILARLGFNNRVQIALLVHDAGFLDGDGTVR, from the coding sequence CTGGCCCTCGTGACCATCAGGCTGCTCGTCGTCGACGACGACCCCCTCGTACGTGCCGGGCTCGCCCTCATGCTCGGTGGCGCCGACGACATCGCGATCGTCGGCGAGGCGGCGGACGGCTCCGAGGTACCGGCCCTGATCGCGGACGTCCACCCCGATGTGGTGCTGATGGACATCCGGATGCCCGGTGTGGACGGGCTGACGGCCACCGAACGGCTGCGGGGCCGTCCCGGCGCGCCGGAGGTCGTCGTGCTGACCACCTTCCACGCCGACGAACAGGTGCTGCGGGCGATGCGCGCCGGAGCCGCCGGATTCGTCCTGAAGGACACCCCGCCCGCCGACATCGTCGCCGCGGTACGCAGAGTGGCGGCCGGTGATCCGGTGCTGTCCCCGGCCGTCACCAGGCAGCTGATGAACCGGGTGGCGGGCGCGGCACCCGACGACCGTTCGGTGCGCGCGCGGGCGCGGTTCGGTGAACTGGCCGGGCGGGAAAGGGAGGTGGCGGTCGGTGTCGGGCGCGGGCAGTCGAACGCGGAGATCGCGGCGGCCCTGTATCTGAGCGTGCCCACGGTCAAGACCCAGGTGTCGCGGATTCTGGCCCGTCTTGGCTTCAACAACCGTGTCCAGATCGCGCTGTTGGTGCACGACGCGGGGTTCCTCGACGGGGACGGCACCGTACGCTGA
- a CDS encoding cytochrome P450 family protein, translated as MTVIDLREHAEDFNSDPYPYFAKMRAAGPVHQIRTNESGDVWVVVGYEEGRAALADPRLSKDPRTLTAWGPDVTPFSNMLELDPPHHTRLRKLVTRAFTGRRVEALRPQVQRITDTLLDTMLAAPDRRAGLVDSLAFPLPMTVICELLGVPDLDRDNFRKWSNELVSPSDPESELAAVEAMRGYLVELVDGKRAAEPGDDLMSVLVRTRDEAGDELTQQELIGMAFLLLVAGHETTVNLISNGIRALLSHPDQLAALRADMGLLDGAVEEMLRYDGPVEVATYRFTREPVTIGGTEIPAEQGVLVALASADRDPDRYPDADRFDIRRAPQGHLAFGHGIHFCLGAPLARMEGRIAVRTLLERCPDLALDTERGAYEWIPGLLIHGVRELPVRW; from the coding sequence ATGACGGTGATCGATCTGCGGGAACACGCCGAGGACTTCAACTCCGATCCGTATCCGTACTTCGCCAAGATGCGCGCCGCCGGGCCCGTGCACCAGATCCGTACCAACGAGAGCGGCGACGTCTGGGTGGTCGTCGGGTACGAGGAGGGGCGGGCCGCGCTGGCCGATCCCCGGCTGTCCAAGGACCCCCGGACACTGACCGCTTGGGGGCCCGACGTCACCCCCTTCTCCAACATGCTGGAGCTGGACCCGCCGCACCACACCCGGCTGCGCAAGCTGGTGACACGGGCGTTCACCGGGCGCCGGGTCGAGGCGCTGCGGCCCCAGGTGCAGCGCATCACCGACACACTGCTCGACACGATGCTGGCCGCCCCGGACCGCAGGGCGGGTCTGGTGGACTCGCTGGCCTTCCCGCTGCCCATGACCGTGATCTGCGAGCTGCTCGGCGTGCCCGACCTGGACCGGGACAACTTCCGTAAGTGGTCCAACGAACTGGTCTCGCCGAGTGATCCGGAGTCCGAGCTCGCGGCGGTCGAGGCGATGCGCGGATACCTCGTCGAGCTGGTCGACGGCAAGCGCGCCGCGGAGCCGGGCGACGACCTGATGAGCGTCCTGGTCCGTACCCGCGACGAGGCGGGCGACGAGCTGACGCAGCAGGAACTGATCGGCATGGCCTTCCTGCTGCTGGTCGCCGGTCACGAGACCACCGTGAACCTGATCTCGAACGGGATCCGGGCGCTCCTCTCGCACCCGGACCAACTGGCCGCGCTGCGGGCCGACATGGGGCTGCTCGACGGCGCGGTGGAGGAAATGCTGCGCTACGACGGCCCGGTGGAGGTCGCCACCTACCGCTTCACGCGCGAGCCCGTCACGATCGGCGGCACCGAGATCCCGGCGGAGCAGGGTGTGCTCGTCGCCCTCGCGTCCGCCGACCGTGACCCGGACCGCTACCCGGACGCCGACCGGTTCGACATCCGGCGCGCCCCGCAGGGCCACCTCGCCTTCGGTCACGGCATCCACTTCTGTCTGGGCGCGCCGCTGGCGAGGATGGAGGGCCGGATCGCGGTCCGTACGCTGCTCGAACGCTGCCCGGATCTGGCCCTCGACACGGAGCGCGGCGCGTACGAGTGGATCCCCGGACTCCTCATCCACGGGGTGCGCGAGCTGCCGGTGCGCTGGTAG
- a CDS encoding C40 family peptidase — MASHRRPKPASRTRVTVLTATAAAAVALTSQAAHADPKPTKSEVKAQVDKLSEDTEKATEKLNGAQEQQDKLKKQVGDLQDTVARGQQELNKLRGQLGSMASAQYRSGGIDPSVQLFLSSDPDNFLDRATAQDQLSTQQADALKKIQAKQRTLAQQRSEAQDKLKDLASTRKKLAENKQAVQGKLAESRKLLQSLTAAERAAITADDTRANRASSRADLGNDVPASARGGAALNAAKTQIGKPYQYTATGMASWDCSGLTQWAYAQANVSLPRVSQAQANAGQRIYSQSALKPGDLVLFYGDLHHIGLYAGNGMVLHAPHTGANVRYEAMGNMPFQFGVRIG; from the coding sequence GTGGCGTCCCACCGTCGACCCAAGCCTGCGAGTCGCACTCGTGTGACCGTGCTCACCGCGACCGCTGCCGCAGCCGTGGCCCTGACCTCCCAGGCCGCGCACGCCGACCCGAAGCCGACCAAGAGCGAGGTCAAGGCCCAGGTCGACAAGCTCTCCGAGGACACGGAGAAGGCCACCGAGAAGCTGAACGGGGCCCAGGAGCAGCAGGACAAGCTGAAGAAGCAGGTCGGCGATCTCCAGGACACCGTCGCGCGTGGTCAGCAGGAGCTCAACAAGCTCCGTGGGCAGCTCGGTTCGATGGCGAGTGCGCAGTACCGTTCGGGTGGTATCGACCCGTCCGTGCAGCTGTTCCTCTCGTCCGACCCGGACAACTTCCTCGACAGGGCCACGGCTCAGGACCAGTTGAGCACGCAGCAGGCCGACGCGCTCAAGAAGATCCAGGCCAAGCAGCGGACCCTCGCCCAGCAGCGTTCCGAGGCGCAGGACAAGCTGAAGGACCTCGCGTCGACGCGTAAGAAGCTCGCGGAGAACAAGCAGGCGGTCCAGGGCAAGCTGGCCGAGTCCCGGAAGCTGCTGCAGAGCCTCACCGCCGCCGAGCGGGCCGCGATCACCGCCGACGACACCCGCGCCAACCGGGCCAGCTCCCGCGCCGACCTGGGCAACGACGTGCCGGCCTCCGCCCGTGGCGGCGCCGCGCTCAACGCCGCCAAGACCCAGATAGGCAAGCCCTATCAGTACACGGCCACCGGCATGGCCTCGTGGGACTGCTCGGGGCTGACGCAGTGGGCGTACGCGCAGGCCAACGTCTCCCTCCCGCGCGTCTCCCAGGCCCAGGCCAACGCCGGTCAGCGGATCTACTCGCAGAGCGCGCTCAAGCCCGGCGACCTGGTCCTGTTCTACGGCGACCTGCACCACATCGGCCTGTACGCGGGCAACGGCATGGTGCTGCACGCACCGCACACCGGTGCCAACGTCCGGTACGAGGCCATGGGCAACATGCCCTTCCAGTTCGGCGTCCGCATCGGCTGA